One Drosophila santomea strain STO CAGO 1482 chromosome X, Prin_Dsan_1.1, whole genome shotgun sequence DNA segment encodes these proteins:
- the LOC120456296 gene encoding protein O-mannosyl-transferase 2, with the protein MAASVVKAPKCPRRGSVKDVAQGAPRTGSASSKEANWNWWLLLATVFLVTFATRFYKVTEPDHICWDETHFGKMGSWYINRTFFFDVHPPLGKMLIGLSGYLTGYNGTFPFEKPGDKYNETRYQGMRYFCTTLGALIMPMGFDTVYDLTRSHEAALLAAAYLVFDVGLLTLNQYILLDPILLFFMMASVWGMVKISKSTASGGSYGLRWWFWLFLTGTMLSCTISVKFVGLFVVLLVGLHTATELWLILGDLGQPILETAKQLACRAITLIVWPILLYVLFFYIHLSVLNRSGNGDGFYSSAFQSRLIGNSLYNASMPRDVAYGSVVTIKNHKTGGGYLHSHYHLYPKGSGARQQQVTTYTHKDENNRWQIRPHNKQSLPKGKPLILRHGDIVRLTHVATKRNLHSHNEPAPMTKKHLQVTGYGELGVGDANDAWRVLIVGGKVNETVHTVTSRLKFIHLLQNCALTSSGKQLPKWGFEQQEVSCNPNVRDKYSQWNVEDNEHKLLTSVSFSVYAPGFFARFLESHAVMLQGNAGLKPKEGEVTSRPWQWPINYRGQFFSGSSYRIYLLGNPLIWWSNLVFLALFVAVFLFNAVVQQRRAGFARSAAQDQQVLAPDSETVAQGEESEPSTTDVCSCCLPAEEKVPKAVPGGSLEAPNPAQSLRAAAWLFVGWVLHYLPFWAMGRVLYFHHYFPALIFNSLLTGVMFNYIMRVLPKWIHHVVLGLVLSILVYSFAVFSPLAYGMSGPLANEPNSTMHNLKWLSTWEF; encoded by the exons ATGGCAGCGAGTGTTGTCAAGGCGCCCAAGTGCCCCAGACGAGGGTCAGTCAAGGATGTGGCCCAAGGCGCACCTAGAACCGGGTCCGCGTCCAGCAAAGAGGCCAATTG GAactggtggctgctgctggccaccgTCTTCCTGGTGACCTTCGCCACCCGCTTCTATAAGGTCACCGAACCGGATCACATATG CTGGGATGAGACGCACTTCGGCAAGATGGGCAGTTGGTACATCAACAGGACCTTCTTCTTCGACGTCCATCCGCCGCTGGGCAAG ATGCTCATTGGCCTCTCTGGCTACTTGACGGGCTACAACGGAACGTTTCCCTTCGAGAAGCCAGGCGACAAGTACAACGAAACGCGGTACCAGGGCATGCGATAC TTCTGCACCACGCTGGGAGCCTTGATCATGCCCATGGGATTCGACACCGTCTACGACCTGACCCGCTCCCATGAAGCCGCCCTGCTCGCGGCTGCCTATCTGGTGTTCG ATGTGGGTCTCTTGACGCTGAACCAGTACATCCTGCTGGACCCCATTCTGCTGTTCTTCATGATGGCCTCCGTGTGGGGCATGGTCAAGATTTCCAAGTCCACGGCCTCCGGAGGATCGTACGGCCTGCGCTGGTGGTTCTGGCTCTTCCTCACCGGCACCATGTTGTCCTGCACGATTAGCGTGAAGTTCGTGGGCCTGTTTGTGGTGCTGCTAGTCGGTCTGCACACGGCCACTGAGCTGTGGCTCATCCTCGGCGACTTGGGACAGCCCATTCTGGAGACCGCCAAGCAGTTGGCCTGCCGGGCCATCACCCTGATTGTCTGGCCCATTCTCCTCTACGTCCTGTTCTTCTACATCCACCTGAGTGTGCTCAACCGCAGCGGCAACGGAGATGGCTTCTACAGCTCGGCCTTTCAGTCGCGGCTGATCGGCAACTCGCTCTATAACGCCAGCATGCCCCGAGACGTGGCCTATGGATCGGTGGTGACCATCAAGAACCACAAGACGGGCGGAGGCTACCTGCACTCGCATTACCACCTGTATCCCAAGGGATCGGGCGCCAGGCAGCAGCAGGTCACAACTTACACGCACAAGGACGAGAACAACAGGTGGCAGATCAGGCCGCACAACAAGCAGAGTCTACCCAAGGGCAAGCCTCTGATCCTCCGGCACGGCGACATCGTCCGCCTGACCCACGTGGCCACCAAGAGGAATCTGCACTCCCACAACGAACCGGCGCCCATGACCAAGAAGCACTTGCAGGTCACCGGCTATGGCGAG TTGGGCGTAGGCGATGCCAACGACGCCTGGCGCGTCCTGATTGTGGGCGGCAAGGTCAACGAGACGGTCCACACGGTCACCTCCCGCCTCAAGTTCATCCACCTGCTGCAGAACTGCGCCCTGACCTCCAGTGGGAAGCAGCTGCCGAAGTGGGGCTTCGAGCAGCAGGAGGTGTCCTGCAATCCCAACGTGCGGGACAAGTACTCGCAGTGGAACGTCGAGGACAACGAGCACAAGTTGT TGACCAGTGTGAGCTTCAGCGTGTATGCCCCCGGCTTCTTCGCCCGCTTCCTCGAATCCCACGCCGTGATGCTGCAGGGCAACGCAGGACTCAAGCCCAAGGAGGGCGAGGTCACCAGCAGACCCTGGCAGTGGCCCATCAACTACAGG GGCCAGTTCTTCTCCGGCAGCAGCTACCGCATCTACTTGCTGGGAAACCCCTTGATCTGGTGGAGCAACCTGGTCTTCCTGGCCCTCTTCGTCGCGGTTTTCCTCTTCAACGCCGTCGTGCAGCAAAGAAGAGCTGGCTTCGCACGATCTGCAGCCCAGGATCAACAAGTACTAGCTCCCGATTCGGAGACGGTGGCTCAGGGCGAGGAGAGCGAGCCCTCGACCACGGACGTCTGCAGTTGTTGTCTTCCGGCGGAGGAGAAGGTCCCAAAGGCCGTTCCCGGTGGCTCCCTGGAGGCACCCAACCCGGCGCAGTCCTTGCGGGCGGCCGCCTGGCTTTTCGTGGGCTGGGTGCTCCACTATCTGCCCTTCTGGGCGATGGGCAGGGTGCTCTACTTCCACCACTACTTCCCGGCCCTGATCTTCAACTCCTTGCTAACGG GCGTCATGTTCAACTACATCATGAGGGTTCTGCCCAAGTGGATCCACCACGTCGTCTTGGGACTGGTGCTCTCGATCCTGGTCTACAGTTTTGCCGTCTTCTCGCCACTGGCCTATGGAATGAGTGGTCCCCTGGCCAACGAACCCAACTCCACAATGCACAATCTCAAGTGGCTTTCCACCTGGGAGTTCTAG
- the LOC120456297 gene encoding uncharacterized protein LOC120456297, with protein MKLDDKQKRLGHEPPKYLNEDFFKAALEDGLRDMRVDIKKIIFSESSGGGGENYCSKIYRAKALYRSSKRQLDEELALIVKSIAITPATQFLEELAVYLREKIFYFDVLGKLEVLIGDGSKFGAKCLYTTREPIQTIVFDDLTQYGYKLASRQSGLNEEHCVVILKKLGKFHASSMVLAEKEPSVREHFTTGMLDENYIRTNERFINFMTLQCRTLASVVSKWPGYELLAEKLHHHCDNIKENLVTTGRPLPGEITVLNHGDLWVNNFMYKYDDEQPTQPIDAIFVDFQNSFFGSPGCDINFFLNSSVQLDVLIHRREFLIQTYYASLRDSLERMHSAFVPSYADIQQEIRARELYGFFSSYAFLPMVTMKKEDSFDISIEALSDQDFAKKKVQLMFSSNPRTTDTLRYALRRFDELGIFD; from the exons ATGAAGCTGGACGACAAGCAGAAGCGCCTGGGCCACGAGCCCCCCAAGTACCTCAACGAGGACTTCTTCAAGGCGGCGCTGGAGGACGGACTTCGGGACATGCGGGTGGACATCAAGAAGATCATCTTCTCCGAGTCGAGTGGTGGCGGCGGTGAGAACTACTGCAGCAAGATCTACAGGGCCAAGGCCCTCTACCGCAGCAGCAAACGGCAGCTGGACGAGGAGCTGGCCCTGATCGTCAAGAGCATTGCCATCACGCCGGCCACCCAGTTCCTCGAGGAGCTGGCCGTGTATCTGCGCGAGAAGATCTTCTACTTCGACGTCCTCGGCAAACTGGAGGTCTTGATCGGCGACGGCTCCAAGTTCGGAGCCAAGTGCCTCTACACAACCCGCGAGCCCATCCAGACGATCGTCTTCGACGACCTCACCCAGTACGGCTACAAGTTGGCCAGCCGGCAGAGCGGGCTCAACGAGGAGCACTGCGTGGTCATCCTCAAGAAGCTGGGCAAGTTCCACGCCAGCTCCATGGTGCTGGCCGAGAAG GAACCCAGTGTCCGCGAGCACTTCACCACCGGAATGCTGGACGAGAACTACATCCGCACCAACGAGCGGTTCATCAACTTCATGACGCTCCAGTGCCGGACTTTGGCCAGCGTCGTCTCGAAGTGGCCCGGATACGAGTTGCTGGCCGAGAAGCTGCACCACCACTGCGACAACATCAAGGAGAACCTGGTGACCACCGGGCGGCCGTTGCCCGGAGAGATCACTGTGCTGAACCACGGCGACCTGTGGGTGAACAACTTCATGTACAAATACGACGACGAGCAGCCCACGCAGCCCATCGATGCCATCTTC GTGGACTTCCAAAACAGCTTCTTCGGCAGCCCTGGCTGCGACATCAACTTCTTCCTAAACAGCAGCGTCCAGCTGGACGTGCTGATCCACCGGCGCGAGTTCCTCATCCAGACCTACTACGCCTCCCTGAGGGACAGCCTGGAGCGGATGCACTCGGCGTTCGTGCCCAGCTACGCGGACATTCAGCAGGAGATCCGGGCCAGGGAGCTGTACGGCTTCTTCTCGTCCTACGCCTTCCTGCCGATGGTGACCATGAAGAAGGAGGACTCGTTCGATATCAGCATCGAGGCGCTGTCGGACCAGGACTTCGCCAAGAAGAAGGTCCAGCTGATGTTCTCCTCCAATCCCCGCACCACGGACACCTTGCGCTACGCCCTGCGCCGCTTCGACGAGCTGGGCATATTCGATTGA